In one Acidobacteriota bacterium genomic region, the following are encoded:
- a CDS encoding efflux RND transporter periplasmic adaptor subunit, with product MSRIPIFLFMVVLSLSACSGPQGPARKAEAVSAPEAEYAVGKALVKEVASSFSANGSFIAEETSDLAPAAGGRVAATPVDVGDFVKKGEVICRLEQREAELRLEQARAALEQSKFMLRQAESRVGHSGPGAFDPESVPEVSSSRAAYESALASARLAAADARRYENLVRSGDVSQSSFEKFRTQQETAEAAANSARRQYEGQLNAARQNFGAIEAARAALAAAESQVAQARKNLEDTSIRAPFDGYVTDRPTAVGQWLGTGNKVATLVRIARVKLRLEIPEQQAALVKTGMGVTARVAAYPQRDFAGRVSAVVPAVDSISRVFIAEARFDNPRAELRPGMFASARVNLPGTERAVFVPERAVFYDNTTDASHVYIVADGVARLRVVLRGDSDGDQVRVLSGLEGGETVILSNQTDLYDGAPVSTRP from the coding sequence ATGTCACGAATTCCCATCTTCCTGTTCATGGTTGTGCTGTCGTTGTCCGCATGCTCCGGCCCGCAGGGCCCCGCCCGCAAGGCGGAAGCGGTTTCCGCGCCGGAGGCCGAATATGCCGTCGGCAAGGCGCTCGTGAAGGAGGTCGCCTCCTCCTTCAGCGCCAACGGCTCCTTCATCGCCGAGGAGACTTCCGATCTCGCCCCGGCCGCGGGCGGGCGGGTCGCCGCCACCCCGGTGGACGTGGGCGATTTCGTGAAAAAGGGCGAGGTGATCTGCCGGCTCGAACAGCGCGAAGCCGAACTCCGGCTCGAGCAGGCGCGCGCCGCCCTGGAACAGTCGAAATTCATGCTGCGCCAGGCCGAGTCGCGGGTGGGCCACAGCGGGCCGGGCGCGTTCGACCCCGAATCGGTCCCGGAGGTGTCCTCGTCAAGGGCGGCCTACGAGTCGGCCCTGGCGTCGGCTCGGCTGGCCGCCGCCGACGCGCGGCGCTATGAAAACCTGGTCCGGAGCGGGGACGTTTCCCAGAGCAGCTTTGAGAAGTTCCGCACCCAGCAGGAGACGGCCGAGGCCGCCGCGAACTCCGCCCGCAGGCAGTACGAGGGCCAGCTCAACGCGGCGCGGCAGAACTTCGGGGCGATCGAGGCCGCCCGCGCCGCCCTGGCCGCGGCGGAATCCCAGGTGGCCCAGGCCCGGAAGAACCTGGAGGACACCTCCATCCGTGCGCCGTTCGACGGCTATGTCACCGACAGGCCTACGGCCGTCGGGCAGTGGCTCGGAACCGGTAACAAGGTGGCGACCCTGGTGAGGATCGCGCGCGTCAAGCTCCGGCTCGAGATCCCCGAACAACAGGCGGCTCTCGTCAAGACCGGCATGGGGGTGACCGCGCGCGTGGCCGCCTACCCGCAGCGGGATTTCGCCGGGCGGGTCAGCGCCGTCGTGCCGGCCGTCGACTCCATTTCCCGCGTCTTCATCGCCGAGGCCCGGTTCGACAACCCCCGGGCCGAGCTCCGGCCGGGCATGTTCGCGAGCGCCAGGGTGAATCTGCCGGGGACGGAGCGGGCGGTCTTTGTTCCGGAGCGGGCCGTGTTTTACGACAACACGACCGACGCCAGCCACGTCTATATCGTCGCCGACGGGGTCGCGCGCCTGAGGGTGGTGCTCCGCGGGGATTCCGACGGCGACCAGGTGCGGGTCCTCAGCGGGCTCGAAGGCGGCGAAACGGTGATTCTCTCAAACCAAACGGACCTGTACGACGGCGCCCCCGTCTCCACCCGTCCATAA